The Nitrospira tepida genome includes a window with the following:
- a CDS encoding DsbA family protein, with protein sequence MTGLRAALCPVARLSLLMLMLAWTLLGVRETPAAPLQDDRVRGNPRAPVTIIEYSDFTCGYCVKFFRETWPLLQAKYVDAGKVRFLYRDYPRADQGVGVAAALAARCAGEQGRYWAMHDRLFAQGPRLDASQFPHYAKAIGLKPDRYDACVRQETYLESIFEDRQEANRWGFRGTPGFVLLLTKDMSGRVETPVTVPGAFPFNVFQEQIERLLRRAGATDAPQSSLQTEPSLLAASWSSGLTGPPPKVNEP encoded by the coding sequence TTGACCGGACTTCGTGCGGCTCTCTGCCCTGTGGCCAGGCTCAGTCTCCTCATGCTCATGCTCGCCTGGACGCTCCTCGGCGTTCGGGAGACGCCGGCGGCGCCGTTGCAAGACGACCGGGTGCGTGGCAATCCGCGGGCGCCGGTCACGATCATTGAATATTCGGATTTCACCTGCGGGTATTGCGTGAAATTCTTCCGTGAAACCTGGCCGCTGTTGCAGGCCAAGTATGTCGATGCCGGGAAGGTGCGGTTTCTGTATCGGGACTATCCGCGCGCCGACCAGGGGGTCGGAGTGGCGGCGGCCTTGGCCGCGCGTTGCGCGGGGGAACAGGGACGCTACTGGGCGATGCACGACCGGTTGTTTGCCCAGGGACCGCGGCTTGACGCCTCGCAGTTTCCCCACTATGCCAAGGCGATCGGGCTCAAACCGGACCGGTACGACGCCTGTGTGCGGCAGGAAACGTATCTGGAGTCGATCTTCGAAGATCGTCAGGAAGCCAATCGCTGGGGGTTTCGCGGCACGCCGGGCTTCGTGCTGCTCTTGACCAAGGACATGTCGGGACGGGTGGAAACGCCGGTCACCGTGCCCGGGGCCTTTCCCTTCAATGTCTTTCAGGAACAAATCGAGCGTCTGTTGCGTCGCGCGGGGGCGACGGATGCTCCACAATCGAGCCTGCAGACCGAGCCGTCGCTCCTGGCGGCTTCGTGGAGTTCAGGCCTAACCGGCCCGCCGCCGAAGGTGAACGAGCCATGA
- a CDS encoding aldehyde dehydrogenase family protein — protein MNQPRPLLIGGQPRSTSLRDAIRNPYNGEVIAEVCLADDAAAEEAVRSVEAAAREMRRLPAHARAAACAKIAEALRQRQEDFAQVMVAEAGKPLSDARREVSRAIQTFLVAGEEAKRVGGEVIPLDWTPGMDRYLGLTRRVPVGPVLGITPFNFPLNLVAHKVAPALAIGTAILIKPAPQTPLTALLLGEVVQQTGLPPGALNVVPCDNAIAQRLVEDERFSVLSFTGSAAVGWMLKGKAGKKRVLLELGGNAGVIIEPDADLDLAAQRCAVGGYGYAGQTCISVQRILVQESVSAAFTEKLLALVRALKAGDPRREDTVVGPVINQAAVSRIEQWIQEALQRGARRLQGGGRTGNVFDPVVLTDVAPDMKVSCEEVFGPLVAVTPYRTFDEALRMLNESHYGLQAGVFTRDVNRIFQAFRDLEVGAVLANEIPTFRADHMPYGGVKDSGLGREGVRYAMEELSELRLLVINQAEARS, from the coding sequence GTGAACCAACCCCGCCCGCTGCTCATCGGGGGTCAGCCGCGCTCGACCTCCCTGCGAGATGCCATCCGCAATCCCTACAACGGTGAGGTGATCGCCGAGGTCTGTCTGGCCGATGACGCGGCCGCGGAGGAGGCGGTCCGTTCGGTCGAGGCGGCGGCGCGGGAGATGAGACGACTTCCGGCCCATGCCCGCGCCGCCGCCTGCGCCAAGATCGCGGAGGCGCTGCGGCAACGGCAGGAAGATTTCGCGCAGGTGATGGTGGCCGAGGCGGGCAAGCCCTTGTCGGATGCCCGGCGCGAAGTGTCGCGCGCGATTCAGACCTTCCTGGTGGCCGGCGAAGAAGCGAAGCGGGTCGGCGGCGAGGTCATTCCGCTGGACTGGACGCCCGGCATGGATCGGTATCTCGGGTTGACCCGTCGGGTGCCGGTCGGGCCGGTGCTGGGGATCACGCCCTTTAATTTTCCCCTGAATTTGGTTGCGCACAAGGTGGCGCCCGCGCTGGCGATCGGGACGGCGATTCTCATCAAGCCGGCTCCGCAGACGCCCTTGACCGCCCTGCTGCTGGGCGAGGTGGTGCAGCAAACGGGACTGCCTCCCGGAGCCTTGAACGTGGTGCCCTGCGATAACGCGATTGCGCAGCGGCTCGTCGAGGACGAGCGCTTCAGCGTCTTGAGCTTCACAGGCAGCGCCGCCGTCGGCTGGATGTTGAAGGGCAAGGCCGGGAAGAAACGGGTGCTCTTGGAACTCGGCGGCAACGCCGGCGTCATCATCGAGCCGGACGCGGATTTGGACCTGGCCGCGCAGCGCTGCGCCGTGGGCGGCTACGGCTATGCGGGCCAAACCTGCATCTCGGTCCAGCGCATTTTGGTCCAGGAATCCGTGTCCGCCGCCTTTACCGAGAAACTGCTGGCGTTGGTCCGGGCCCTGAAGGCGGGGGATCCCCGCCGGGAAGACACGGTGGTCGGGCCGGTGATCAATCAGGCGGCGGTCTCGCGGATCGAGCAGTGGATTCAGGAGGCGTTGCAGCGCGGCGCGCGCCGGCTTCAGGGCGGAGGCCGGACCGGCAACGTCTTCGATCCGGTCGTGCTGACCGATGTCGCGCCCGACATGAAGGTCTCGTGCGAGGAAGTCTTCGGCCCCCTGGTGGCGGTGACCCCCTACCGGACGTTTGACGAGGCGCTCCGCATGCTCAACGAGTCCCACTACGGCCTGCAAGCGGGGGTATTTACCCGCGATGTAAATCGCATTTTTCAGGCGTTTCGCGACCTGGAGGTGGGCGCGGTGCTTGCCAACGAGATCCCGACGTTTCGGGCGGACCACATGCCGTATGGGGGCGTCAAGGATTCGGGGCTCGGCCGGGAAGGGGTTCGCTACGCGATGGAGGAGCTGTCGGAATTGCGGCTGCTCGTCATCAATCAGGCCGAGGCGAGGTCCTGA
- a CDS encoding deoxyhypusine synthase family protein, with protein sequence MQAREFRDGAEDGLDALEPLDPDRIGSFTDLIRAMRKTAFGGRRVGEAFDVLCAMIDDPDCMVVMTLSGAMTIAKMGTIISRMIDEGMVQVVISTGALVAHGLSESTGKQHYRHDPTMSDVELFRKGYNRVYDTLEMEANLNYVEHVVTQTLKRLDHGTPLSSERLTHELGKTLHEEFEGTGILKSAYEQAVPVYIPAFTDSEMGLDVGIWAMRESLDKARAEAAKRDGDLGVLKALHRYLPSYNPYLDLNSYTDKIMSAKRLGIFTIGGGVPRNWAQQVGPYIEIGNLRLGLDAKPPRFQYGVRICPEPDYWGGLSGCTYQEGISWGKFVPPTDGGRFAEVLSDATVVWPLLMMGLLEHRRARRRKPSADSVRSMRSVRPPRAKRRAAADRHR encoded by the coding sequence GTGCAGGCACGCGAATTCAGAGACGGCGCCGAAGACGGGCTGGATGCCCTGGAGCCGCTCGATCCCGACCGCATCGGCTCGTTCACCGACCTGATTAGGGCCATGCGCAAGACCGCATTCGGCGGCCGCCGGGTGGGCGAGGCGTTTGATGTGCTCTGCGCCATGATCGACGATCCCGATTGCATGGTTGTGATGACCCTGTCGGGCGCCATGACGATCGCCAAGATGGGCACGATCATCAGCCGGATGATCGACGAGGGGATGGTGCAGGTCGTGATTTCGACCGGCGCGCTGGTGGCGCATGGGCTGAGCGAATCGACGGGGAAGCAACATTACCGGCATGACCCGACGATGAGCGACGTGGAATTGTTCCGCAAGGGCTACAACCGGGTCTACGACACCCTGGAGATGGAGGCGAACCTCAACTATGTCGAACATGTGGTCACGCAGACCCTGAAGCGGCTGGACCATGGCACGCCCCTCTCGTCGGAACGCCTCACGCACGAACTCGGCAAGACTCTCCATGAAGAATTCGAAGGCACCGGGATTCTCAAGAGCGCCTATGAGCAAGCGGTGCCGGTCTATATTCCAGCCTTTACCGATTCTGAGATGGGCTTGGATGTCGGCATCTGGGCGATGCGGGAATCTCTGGACAAGGCGCGCGCGGAGGCCGCGAAGCGGGATGGCGATCTGGGGGTGCTGAAGGCGCTGCACCGGTATCTGCCGTCGTATAATCCCTATTTGGATTTGAACAGTTACACCGACAAGATCATGTCGGCCAAGCGCTTGGGGATTTTCACGATCGGCGGCGGGGTGCCTCGGAACTGGGCGCAACAGGTCGGACCCTATATTGAAATCGGCAACCTGCGGTTGGGGCTCGACGCCAAACCCCCTCGCTTCCAATACGGTGTGCGGATCTGTCCTGAACCGGACTATTGGGGCGGGCTGAGCGGCTGTACCTACCAGGAAGGCATTTCCTGGGGCAAGTTCGTGCCGCCGACCGATGGCGGACGATTTGCCGAGGTGCTCAGCGACGCCACCGTGGTCTGGCCGCTGCTGATGATGGGGTTGCTGGAGCATCGGCGGGCGCGTCGGCGGAAACCTTCGGCCGACTCCGTCCGTTCCATGCGATCGGTCCGTCCGCCGCGCGCCAAGCGGAGAGCGGCCGCTGATCGTCACCGTTGA
- a CDS encoding pyruvoyl-dependent arginine decarboxylase, producing the protein MVPTHLFLTRGVGVHREKLASFEQALRSAGVAYCNLVSVSSILPPNCKIIPRKRGEKLLNPGEITFCVMARSETNERNRLVSASIGLAIPTDRRTYGYLSEHHAHGETDEETGEYTEDLAAQMLATTLGVEFDPNLAWKEREQVFKMGGKIVRTLNITQSAIGKANRWTTVVALAVFIPPENLPKRRR; encoded by the coding sequence ATGGTTCCGACACATCTGTTTCTCACACGTGGCGTGGGGGTGCATCGAGAAAAGTTGGCGTCCTTCGAGCAGGCGTTGCGGTCCGCGGGGGTCGCCTACTGCAACTTGGTCAGCGTCTCCTCGATCCTGCCGCCGAACTGCAAGATCATCCCGCGCAAGCGCGGCGAGAAGCTGCTGAATCCGGGCGAGATCACGTTCTGCGTCATGGCGCGATCGGAAACCAACGAACGGAACCGGCTCGTGTCCGCATCCATCGGTCTTGCGATCCCGACCGATCGGCGCACCTACGGCTATCTGTCCGAACACCACGCCCACGGCGAGACTGACGAAGAAACCGGCGAGTACACCGAAGACTTGGCGGCGCAGATGTTGGCGACGACCCTGGGGGTCGAGTTCGATCCGAATTTGGCCTGGAAGGAACGCGAGCAGGTCTTCAAAATGGGCGGCAAGATCGTGCGGACTCTGAACATTACGCAATCGGCCATCGGGAAGGCCAATCGATGGACGACCGTCGTGGCCTTGGCCGTGTTCATCCCGCCGGAGAATCTGCCGAAGCGGCGCCGGTAG